In one Colletotrichum destructivum chromosome 2, complete sequence genomic region, the following are encoded:
- a CDS encoding Putative leucine-rich repeat domain superfamily: MDLPMSFEVAQYGGDDAVVGPVVHPIDGPVVHHKLELLHLPPETIQNIISFVPLSLASEASFDAGEQIASRRTLCNLSLTCEALCDLSQERLYSTVSVDNAKRFGLLLRSVAERPALLLLMKQLYIGYFTTDEYSCEIGLQAFDAYSVDFSRSPLAMLEMVHRCGNYDAKSTIQHLVGFLLAAASRLERLVFAFKRSWDVNRVNQSTEVFFSDILPSVVNVVNLFKCLRELELRSDTRQRYDNANVSVSPFFVPSILKASKLKTLRIPCDNGNWRFFDRIRPSQHFALENIVLNGSSTGGSNLSRLLCRCPKLKSLVIVLNFPVSRWETFFIGTEQVRISDFLPEYCPKLHTLSLQLKRFGGFFVADEACFQRFVDLKELAVLRVDLPVLFKDANDMHHAHLQARLPPGLMELELYDVWTDDGRFQREYTLQGDSDLVLISHERVDASAEPLTVMLRRLAAVAPHHLPRLRSVRVKSVIYDHDSGQTANKLATVFDNVGIEFEVISSHDGKDCPLEFGGVLSVMNHLAI; encoded by the coding sequence ATGGACTTGCCGATGTCTTTCGAGGTCGCCCAGtacggcggcgacgacgccgtcgtcgggccCGTCGTTCATCCCATCGACGGTCCCGTCGTTCATCACAAGTTGGAGCTGCTCCATCTCCCCCCCGAGACGATCCAAAATATCATCAGCTTCGTCCCTCTCTCGCTCGCCTCCGAGGCCTCGTTTGATGCCGGAGAGCAGATCGCGTCCCGCCGCACGCTCTGcaacctctctctcacctgCGAGGCCTTGTGCGACCTGAGCCAGGAGCGTCTGTACTCCACCGTCAGCGTCGACAACGCCAAGAGATTCGGCCTCCTGCTCcgctccgtcgccgagagACCGGCTCTCCTCCTACTCATGAAGCAGCTCTATATTGGCTACTTCACTACCGATGAATACTCGTGCGAGATCGGCCTCCAAGCATTTGACGCGTACAGCGTCGACTTTTCCCGATCCCCCCTCGCCATGCTGGAGATGGTTCACCGGTGCGGGAACTACGACGCCAAAAGCACCATCCAGCACCTTGTCGGCTTCTTGCTGGCCGCCGCGTCTCGCCTTGAGAGGCTGGTCTTCGCCTTCAAGCGGAGCTGGGACGTGAACAGAGTGAACCAGAGCACCGAggtcttcttctccgacATCCTCCCGAGTGTCGTCAATGTGGTCAATCTCTTCAAGTGCCTGCGGGAGCTCGAGCTCAGAAGCGACACCAGACAGCGCTACGATAACGCCAACGTCTCCGTCAGCCCTTTCTTCGTGCCCAGCATTCTCAAGGCCTCGAAGCTGAAGACGCTGCGCATCCCCTGCGACAACGGCAACTGGCGCTTCTTCGACCGCATTCGCCCCTCCCAGCACTTCGCGCTCGAGAACATCGTCCTCAACGGCAGTTCGACCGGCGGATCCAACCTCAGCCGCCTGCTCTGCCGCTGCCCGAAGCTCAAGAGCCTCGTCATCGTTCTGAATTTCCCCGTCTCGCGCTGGGAGACGTTCTTCATCGGGACCGAGCAAGTCCGCATCAGCGACTTTCTCCCCGAGTACTGCCCGAAACTCCACACGCTCAGCCTGCAGCTCAAACGCTtcggcggcttcttcgtcgcggacgaggcgTGCTTCCAACGCTTTGTCGACCTGAAGGAGCTCGCGGTCCTGCGCGTCGACCTGCCCGTCCTGTTCAAGGATGCGAACGACATGCACCACGCCCACCTGCAAGCGCGCCTCCCGCCCGGCCTGATGGAGCTGGAGCTCTACGACGTATggaccgacgacggccggtTCCAGCGAGAGTATACACTTCAAGGAGACAGCGACCTGGTCCTCATCAGCCACGAGAGGGTCGATGCCAGTGCCGAGCCCCTGACGGTGATGCTCCGTCGCCTGGCCGCGGTTGCGCCTCACCATCTGCCCCGCCTTCGATCTGTTCGCGTCAAGTCCGTCATCTACGATCACGACTCCGGACAGACGGCCAACAAGCTTGCGACGGTCTTTGACAACGTCGGAATCGAGTTCGAGGTCATCTCGTCTCACGACGGGAAGGACTGCCCCCTTGAGTTTGGCGGTGTGTTGTCGGTGATGAACCACCTGGCGATCTAG
- a CDS encoding Putative serine/threonine-protein kinase, active translates to MAASDDLINFDIIEAQKENIQALPSGRSAKKLAELFSPSPLHKLDTPTPSDTKNVHDCIRAEYEEEIRNISESDDPLDIFDRYVRWTLDTYPSAQATPQSQLHTLLERATKTFIGSSQYKNDPRYLKIWILYIQFFSDSPRETFLFLSRHNIGETLALFYEEYAAWLEGAGRWNQAEEVYKLGIEREARPVQRLLRKFKEFEQRLADQPDAAEAPSSPALPTVRPALAAKVDPFAAARAAAAAAADPQAPRPSSGVGGAAPKPGKAKMAIFSDTDAAPPPLASRGPSSKGWDSIGSLGDRKKENVMEPKPWAGETLKAGGKKSTAPKMAIFRDTSQLQSKSQQQSRSARAQMSKSHITLVPSKNQIVVNPVSGKKERIFVSLEAVYPTPDEPGSEHGFEEVWAMNRGWLDVSWDSEPLAEEAAPEMADTEPSTVDDLGQMVREKLIVHTETVMMDENGAIINKKEGKSKKKKVMEVNETQIIKANLDSPSRPKMKKRSTAEPTMTIHTRAATDEIYEIFNQPIQSHPEEDDAEEEESDDSDDYETDGDYTTEAESTMVTRQVDVDDDADEGDEADEADEDASDVKSVSEWSDFSTNKHVPVLDENATEAGVNNTQVSDLMDPDYVETSGPVYDERAGAGEDGESGDERGEEEEEEEDDDDDEDYPPRTKTMFVPIPPEDYEPRTRPFRDPVEMANNRLPFMTPITERTESSLAFTERKAKYETPCRDDVESIIDEEESSAEEPGSSPLREVLSEVRPVKIAQPLLGKAKSASTKPTPPKGPIIKELQCNPVDEAVRNEILANMQPSLSSYPGFYDHRDEKYERGNEIRKFAKAMTKATKGGSERTSNACAVVAIDFPDIATQYTIRKELGAGAFAPVYLVENSSADQEDEDEDGVVAMGKGAFAVSHRSPLEALKMELPPTPWEFHMMRLAHTRLGPQHRAAASISYAHEFHLYQDEGFLFLPYHPHGSLLDVVNFFRAEPSGVMDEQLAMFFTIELFRTVESLHARSVLHGDLKVDNCLLRLDSGSNDPPLPAQYSADGSDGWGARGVTLIDFGRGIDMRNFEADVGFVADWKTSAQDCAEMREGRPWTWQIDYHGLAGIVYCLLFGKYIETVRCDQGGIGSSGRRYRVRESLKRYWQTEIWAECFDVLLNPGAHVAAEDGARMPVLRGMRGVRERMEAWLEGNCERGVGLRSLVGKVEAFARGRR, encoded by the exons ATGGCAGCCTCCGACGACCTCATCAacttcgacatcatcgaggcGCAGAAAGAAAACATTCAGGCGCTGCCCAGCGGCCGCTCTGCCAAaaagctggccgagctcttTTCGCCCTCGCCCCTGCACAAGCTGGACACCCCGACGCCATCCGACACCAAGAACGTCCATGACTGCATCAGAGCCGAAtacgaggaggagatccgCAACATCTCCGAGTCGGACGACCCcctcgacatcttcgacCGCTATGTCCGCTGGACCCTGGACACATACCCCTCGGCGCAAGCCACGCCGCAGTCTCAGCTGCACACTCTGCTAGAGCGCGCGACCAAGACCTTCATCGGCTCATCACAATACAAGAACGACCCCAGATACCTCAAGATTTGGATCCTGTACATTCAATTCTTTTCTGATTCTCCCCGCGAAACgtttctcttcctctcgcGCCACAACATCGGAGAGACACTCGCCCTCTTCTACGAAGAATACGCAGCCtggctcgagggcgccggccgcTGGAACCAGGCAGAGGAGGTCTACAAGCTGGGCATCGAGCGCGAGGCGAGACCCGTCCAGCGCCTGCTTCGCAAGTTCAAGGAGTTCGAGCAGAGGCTCGCTGACCAgccagacgccgccgaggcgccTTCATCACCAGCCCTCCCCACCGTCCGGCCTGCCCTGGCCGCCAAGGTTGACCCCTTCGCTGCTGCCcgtgctgccgccgccgccgcagcagacCCCCAGGCACCTCGCCCCAGCTCGGGCGTTGGCGGTGCCGCGCCCAAGCCgggcaaggccaagatgGCCATCTTCTCAGACACCGACGCGGCGCCCCCGCCTCTGGCCTCTCGCGGGCCCAGCTCCAAGGGATGGGACTCGATCGGCTCGCTGGGCGACcggaagaaggagaacgtGATGGAGCCCAAGCCGTGGGCGGGAGAGACGTTGAAGGCGGGGGGAAAGAAGAGCACTGCTCCCAAGATGGCAATCTTCAGGGATACG TCTCAGTTGCAGTCAAAATCGCAACAGCAGTCGCGATCAGCGCGGGCTCAAATGTCCAAGTCCCATATCACCCTTGTGCCATCCAAGAATCAGATAGTCGTGAACCCTGTCAGCGGCAAGAAGGAGCGCATCTTTGTCAGTCTTGAGGCTGTCTACCCTACCCCGGATGAGCCCGGTTCAGAGCATGGTTTCGAGGAGGTCTGGGCCATGAACCGGGGCTGGCTGGATGTGTCCTGGGATAGCGAGCCGCTGGCAGAGGAGGCTGCTCCTGAAATGGCGGATACGGAGCCTTCAACGGTGGACGACCTTGGCCAGATGGTGCGGGAGAAGCTGATCGTGCACACGGAAACCGTCATGATGGACGAGAACGGCGCCATTATTAACAAGAAGGAAGGCAAAAgtaaaaagaagaaggtgaTGGAGGTCAACGAAACCCAAATCA TCAAGGCCAACTTGGACTCCCCGTCCAGGCCAAAGATGAAAAAGAGAAGCACGGccgagccgacgatgacgatcCACACTCGGGCTGCGACTGATGAAATTTACGAGATTTTCAACCAACCCATTCAGTCCcacccagaagaagacgacgcggaggaagaagagagcgATGACAGCGACGACTACGAGACAGACGGTGACTACACAACCGAAGCAGAGAGCACAATGGTTACCCGTCAGGTGGACGTGgatgatgacgccgacgaaggGGATGAagcggacgaggcggacgaAGATGCGTCGGACGTGAAGAGTGTAAGCGAGTGGTCTGACTTTTCTACCAACAAACACGTCCCGGTTCTTGACGAGAATGCGACGGAGGCCGGCGTCAACAACACTCAGGTCTCTGACCTGATGGACCCGGACTACGTCGAAACGTCCGGCCCCGTGTACGATGAGCGGGCGGGAGCcggggaggacggcgagtCTGGGGACGAAcggggcgaggaagaggaggaggaggaggacgacgacgacgacgaagactaCCCGCCCAGGACAAAGACCATGTTCGTTCCGATACCGCCTGAGGATTATGAGCCCAGAACACGGCCGTTTAGGGATCCGGTCGAGATGGCTAACAATCGGCTCCCCTTCATGACCCCCATCACGGAGAGGACCGAATCTTCTCTTGCGTTTACAGAACGGAAGGCGAAGTATGAGACTCCGTgccgcgacgacgtcgagtcgatcatcgacgaggaggagtctTCCGCGGAGGAGCCCGGCAGCAGTCCGCTCAGGGAAGTCCTGAGCGAGGTGCGACCTGTAAAGATCGCCCAGCCACTcctcggcaaggccaagtcagcctcgacgaagccAACGCCCCCCAAAGGGCCCATCATCAAGGAGCTGCAATGCAACCCGGTTGACGAGGCGGTGAGGAACGAGATTCTCGCCAACATGCAGCCTTCGTTGAGTTCGTACCCCGGATTTTACGATCACAGGGACGAGAAGTACGAGAGAGGCAACGAAATCCGAAAGTTCGCCAAAGCCATGACGAAGGCAACCAAGGGCGGCTCGGAAAGGACAAGCAATgcctgcgccgtcgtcgccattgaCTTTCCGGATATTGCCACCCAGTACACCATCCGCAAGGAACTTGGCGCAGGCGCGTTCGCCCCCGTCTATCTTGTCGAGAACTCTTCGGCCGAccaagaggacgaggacgaagacggcgtcgtggcTATGGGCAAAGGCGCGTTTGCGGTCAGCCACCGTAGCCCCTTGGAGGCGCTCAAGATGGAGCTCCCGCCGACCCCGTGGGAGTTCCACATGATGCGGCTCGCCCACACGCGTTTGGGTCCCCAgcaccgcgccgccgcctccatctcgTACGCCCACGAATTCCACCTGTACCAGGACGAgggcttcctcttcctcccgtACCATCCCCACGGAAgtctcctcgacgtcgtcaacTTCTTCCGTGCCGAGCCGTCCGGCGTCATGGATGAGCAGCTGGCCATGTTCTTCACCATCGAGCTTTTCCGCACCGTCGAGTCCCTGCACGCCCGCAGCGTCCTGCACGGCGACCTGAAAGTGGACAACTGCCTGCTCCGCCTCGACAGCGGCTCCAACGacccgccgctgccggcgcaGTACAGCGCCGACGGCTCCGACGGGTGGGGCGCGCGGGGGGTGACGCTCATCGACTTTGGCCGCGGCATCGACATGCGCAacttcgaggccgacgtcggcttcgtggCCGACTGGAAGACGAGCGCGCAGGACTGCGCCGAGATGCGTGAGGGCCGCCCGTGGACGTGGCAGATCGACTAccacggcctcgccggcatcgtgTACTGCCTGCTCTTCGGCAAGTACATCGAGACAGTCCGGTGCGACCAGGGCGGCATCGGCTCCTCCGGCCGCCGGTACCGCGTTCGCGAGAGCCTGAAGCGCTACTGGCAGACGGAGATCTGGGCCGAGTGCTTCGACGTGCTGCTCAACCCGGGCGCGCACGTCGCCGCTGAGGACGGCGCCCGGATGCCGGTGCTCAGGGGCATGCGCGGTGTCCGGGAGAGGATGGAGGCTTGGCTCGAGGGCAACTGTGAGAGGGGCGTCGGGCTGAGGAGCCTTGTAGGCAAGGTCGAGGCCTTTGCccgggggaggaggtga
- a CDS encoding Putative peptidase S8 propeptide/proteinase inhibitor I9 yields MVNFRNFTALVAALVPFGAAAPAPAPRDNPTPDVAGKFIVTLKSGISARDLDSHLSWVDAVHKRSLDRRDTTGVEKKFNVGKFSGYSGHFDDATVEELRNNPDVVEVEPEQIYTLEAVTTQTGATWGLGSISSRTSGSTTYRYDDSAGAGTYAYVVDSGVNTAHVDFEGRASQGYNAAGGVFSDTFGHGTHVAGTIGSKTYGVAKKTNLIDVKAFIGQLSSTSIILDAYQWAINDIVSKGRTKNAVINLSIGGPTSTALNGLVAAAFESGILSIVASGNLNQPASSSSPGSAPEALTVGSIDSSWAEPIYSNYGDAVDILAPGSNVLSTYIGSNTATFADTGTSMAAPHVAGLAVYLIALEGSFDTPAALKARILALGTKGAVTTLRAGTPNLIAFNGVQ; encoded by the exons ATGGTCAACTTCCGGAACTTCACCGCCCtcgttgccgccctcgtccccttcGGAgccgccgctcccgctccGGCCCCCCGTGACAATCCCACccccgacgtcgccggcaaGTTCATCGTCACCCTCAAGTCGGGCATCTCGGCACGCGACCTGGACTCCCACCTGAGctgggtcgacgccgtccacaAGCGCAGCCTGGACCGCCGGGACACCACcggcgtcgagaagaagTTCAACGTCGGCAAGTTCAGCGGCTACTCTGGTCACTTTGACGATGCCACCGTCGAAGAGCTGAGGAACAACCCGGAC gtcgtcgaggtcgagcccgAGCAGATCTacaccctcgaggccgtcaccaCCCAGACGGGCGCCACCTGGGGTCTCGGTTCCATCTCGAGCAGAACGAGCGGCTCGACCACCTACCGCTACGACGACTCCGCCGGCGCGGGGACCTACGCCTACGTCGTCGACAGCGGCGTGAACACCGCCCACGTCGACTTCGAGGGCCGCGCCTCCCAGGGCtacaacgccgccggcggcgtcttctcTGACACCTTCGGTCACGGCAcccacgtcgccggcaccatTGGCAGCAAGACCTACGGCGTCGCCAAGAAGACCAACCTGATCGACGTCAAGGCCTTCATCGGCCAGCTCTCTTCcacctccatcatcctcgaTGCCTACCAGTGGGCCATTAACGACATCGTCAGCAAGGGTCGTACCAAGAACGCAGTCATTAACTTGTCTATTG GCGGTCCCACCTCGACCGCTCTCAACGGCCTCGTTGCCGCTGCCTTCGAGAGCGGCATCCTTAGCATCGTCGCCTCCGGTAACCTTAACCAGCCCGCATCCTCGAGCTCTCCCGGCAGCGCCCCCGAGGCCCTGACCGTCGGCTCCATCGACTCCTCCTGGGCCGAGCCGATCTACTCTAACtacggcgacgccgtcgacatcctcgcccCCGGCAGCAACGTCCTCTCGACCTACATCGGCTCCAACACCGCCACCTTCGCCGACACCGGCACCTCCATGGCCGCTCcccacgtcgccggcctggccgtGTACCTGATCGCCCTCGAGGGCAGTTTCGACACCCCTGCGGCCTTGAAGGCGCGCATCTTGGCTCTTGGTACCAAGGGCGCCGTCACCACTCTGCGCGCCGGCACGCCCAACCTCATTGCGTTCAACGGTGTCCAGTGA
- a CDS encoding Putative Zinc finger, RING-type: protein MSPITKKRKIGDFGPVASSDHFRDLYELREIFCRMMDEGTCGICSALLLRTHTTECGHSFCIKCTRKIFRDPPCCEALVHAGCPICRRDITCRKDHNRRLILPRSIVMEKILGHLKQWAVKLRARDDAARAAGQKIDIDSAWRRTVYEVASFQEDCDEPVEDSSWDLERSSEAESDWEENEE, encoded by the exons ATGTCGCCTATaaccaaaaaaagaaagatCGGCGACTTCGGTCCTGTTGCTTCCTCGGACCACTTCAGAGATCTCTACGAGCTTCGCGAAATATTCTGCCGCATGATGGACGAAGGGACATGCGGTATCTGCTCCGCGCTCCTGCTCAGGACGCATACCACTGAATGCGGACACAGCTTTTGCATAAAG TGTACGCGCAAGATCTTCAGAGACCCTCCTTGCTGCGAGGCACTAGTCCATGCGGGCTGCCCAATATGCCGCAGAGACATCACCTGCCGTAAAGACCACAATCGAAGGCTTATCCTCCCTCGCTCTATTGTGATGGAGAAGATTCTCGGACACCTAAAGCAATGGGCAGTCAAATTGAGGGCGAGAGATGACGCAGCTCGCGCGGCTGGCCAAAAGATCGATATAGACAGCGCGTGGCGGAGGACAGTCTACGAGGTCGCATCGTTCCAAGAAGACTGCGACGAGCCAGTGGAAGACTCAAGCTGGGACTTGGAACGCTCTTCGGAAGCAGAATCAGACTGGGAAGAAAACGAAGAGTAA
- a CDS encoding Putative aminoglycoside phosphotransferase, protein kinase-like domain superfamily: MEDSPPATSAAYSVSRSRGKQPGESLYNAKLRAMRKAKAQARSSDESESEDEIEPGEFVHGDAPKMGSSVQLSGSLVGAVILHKMFRRKVVLHPDNTVVKSGLRIALGEAEALRVAARAGIPAPCVHDVQATSDGQGRIRMDYIQGQSLDKLWPDMSAEQRKDIARQLREIVVTMRSVAPPPNLIGACDSTEIRDTRLYNTYHSPPCRDEAAFNDFLLSGLYESIPPLLREAFSRRLRTNHRVVLSHCDLAPRNILVQDGKIKGLVDWEDSGWYPEYWEYVKFFQRAADKEWKEYAEDIFPELYHDELVDFVAISKWQNS; the protein is encoded by the coding sequence ATGGAAGACTCGCCACCAGCAACCTCAGCAGCGTATTCTGTATCGCGCTCACGTGGGAAGCAACCGGGGGAGTCCCTTTACAACGCCAAACTCAGAGCCATGAGGAAAGCGAAGGCGCAAGCGAGGTCGTCTGATGAGTCCGAATCTGAAGATGAGATTGAGCCAGGTGAGTTCGTGCACGGCGATGCCCCCAAGATGGGCTCTTCTGTTCAACTAAGCGGAAGTTTGGTAGGTGCTGTGATCTTACATAAAATGTTCAGGCGCAAAGTCGTCCTTCATCCCGACAACACTGTCGTCAAATCCGGGCTGCGCATAGCCTTGGGGGAAGCCGAGGCACTCAGAGTAGCTGCTCGTGCTGGAATCCCAGCCCCGTGTGTTCACGATGTGCAGGCGACCTCCGATGGCCAAGGCCGCATACGTATGGACTACATCCAAGGACAATCCCTCGATAAGCTATGGCCCGACATGTCGGCCGAGCAAAGGAAGGACATAGCGCGGCAACTTCGAGAAATCGTCGTGACAATGAGATCTgtggcccctccccccaatcTCATCGGCGCCTGTGACAGTACCGAAATCCGAGACACGAGACTGTACAACACATACCATTCTCCGCCCTGCCGTGACGAAGCAGCATTCAACGACTTCTTGTTATCCGGCCTCTACGAAAGTATACCTCCGCTTTTGCGCGAGGCATTTTCCCGGCGGTTACGGACCAATCATCGCGTTGTTCTCTCTCATTGCGATCTCGCACCCAGAAATATCCTGGTGCAAGATGGCAAAATCAAAGGTCTTGTCGATTGGGAGGATAGTGGATGGTACCCAGAATACTGGGAATATGTCAAGTTCTTCCAACGCGCTGCTGACAAGGAATGGAAAGAGTACGCAGAGGATATTTTCCCAGAGCTGTACCACGATGAGTTGGTCGATTTTGTTGCGATATCCAAGTGGCAGAATTCTTAA